A portion of the Misgurnus anguillicaudatus chromosome 16, ASM2758022v2, whole genome shotgun sequence genome contains these proteins:
- the p2ry10 gene encoding putative P2Y purinoceptor 10: protein MSSVNASCLLVNCSCSTNTTDWDKAMNQLYTYFYLIIFIPGLLGNTLALWVLCRFISKKTKAIIFMINLAVADLAHVLSLPLRIHYYIRQDWPFGNELCLLCFYLKYLNMYASIAFLVCISIQRCAFLMRPFCTKYWKRRYDVRISIAVWIIVGLSCSPFILMRKGNSGKDRSCFKDLPMCRLDSRLAISITVTAEFFGFVGPLIIIGFCTYLIVNSLQNKYSGQQSTGDKKKALRLIRVCTGVFIFCFAPYHISFLLYLMVSQCVITNCELAWAVKRFHPISLCMASLNCCLNPLIYYFLTTEFREQLSRHGMSVLRGRLMSTESTSSCKN from the exons ATGTCGTCTGTGAATGCATCATGTCTGCTGGTAAACTGCTCCTGTTCCACAAACACAACTGACTGGGATAAAGCTATGAATCAGCTGTACACCTACTTTTACCTTATTATCTTCATCCCAGGCCTGTTGGGAAACACTTTGGCTCTGTGGGTGCTGTGTAGATTCATAAG CAAAAAGACGAAAGCCATCATCTTCATGATCAACCTGGCAGTGGCTGACCTGGCTCATGTCTTATCACTGCCACTTCGAATTCATTATTACATCCGACAGGATTGGCCCTTTGGCAATGAGTTATGTCTCCTATGTTTTTACCTGAAATACCTTAATATGTATGCTAGCATTGCCTTTCTGGTCTGCATCAGCATCCAGCGTTGTGCCTTTCTCATGCGGCCGTTCTGCACCAAGTACTGGAAGCGGCGCTATGATGTTCGCATTAGCATTGCTGTGTGGATCATTGTGGGTCTCTCTTGTTCACCTTTTATTTTAATGAGGAAAGGAAATTCAGGAAAGGACAGAAGCTGTTTCAAGGACTTGCCAATGTGCAGATTGGATTCTCGCTTGGCCATTTCCATAACGGTTACTGCAGAATTCTTTGGATTTGTGGGCCCATTGATTATTATTGGCTTCTGTACTTACTTAATAGTGAACTCTTTGCAAAACAAATACTCTGGACAGCAGTCCACTGGCGACAAGAAGAAGGCCTTGCGTCTGATAAGGGTTTGCACAGGGGTCTTCATCTTTTGTTTTGCCCCCTACCACATCAGTTTCCTGCTCTACCTAATGGTATCCCAATGCGTTATTACAAATTGTGAATTGGCTTGGGCTGTCAAAAGGTTTCATCCCATTTCTCTCTGCATGGCAAGTCTTAACTGCTGCCTGAATCCACTCATTTATTACTTCTTGACCACTGAGTTCAGGGAGCAGTTGTCCCGTCATGGCATGTCTGTCCTCAGAGGGCGTCTGATGAGCACCGAAAGTACATCTTCCTGTAAGAACTGA